A region of Hoplias malabaricus isolate fHopMal1 chromosome 12, fHopMal1.hap1, whole genome shotgun sequence DNA encodes the following proteins:
- the LOC136664093 gene encoding transmembrane protein 177-like has translation MAPGFLRFSALVQRYRTPLLLTGCGGVFAANIFYHVFPDHTYRKLYQAWSKGEPAELSENLEKVFQEVLTDSDVSSSCKYSAFAAYGFHPVGAGVPWLPSGAQIGVPANFNGTKDDPSGITNRTILINGREVEWDSEVGTALKDALVLSRDAQKFAIAREVLRLDSGGPIMQAAVAPTCLAGAWIYSVALKQIFGLMGGSLILRAGVNLVALGLGAVSYFLSSDALSQWLEFRSDKQAARLSRRYAEGGVEFYDKILSRNKTLRVLMGTKGEEMYAPSGNLFPSSILSLKHAPYTSRREGILSQLKEEKA, from the exons ATGGCACCCGGGTTTCTGAGATTCTCAGCTCTGGTGCAGAGGTATCGGACCCCTCTCCTCCTTACTGGCTGTGGGGGAGTTTTTGCTGCCAATATTTTCTACCATGTTTTTCCAGATCACACGTACAGGAAACTATACCAAGCCTGGAGTAAAGGGGAGCCAGCCGAGCTGTCAGAGAACCTGGAGAAGGTGTTCCAGGAGGTTCTAACGGACTCAGATGTTAGTTCCAGCTGTAAGTACAGTGCTTTTGCGGCGTATGGCTTCCATCCTGTCGGAGCTGGGGTCCCCTGGCTGCCTTCAGGTGCTCAGATCGGCGTCCCAGCAAACTTTAACGGCACCAAGGACGATCCGTCCGGTATCACTAACCGAACCATCCTCATCAATGGGAGAGAGGTGGAGTGGGACAGCGAGGTGGGGACGGCACTGAAAGACGCCCTGGTGCTCTCCCGGGACGCCCAGAAATTTGCCATTGCGCGAGAG GTCTTGAGGCTGGACAGTGGAGGTCCAATTATGCAGGCGGCTGTAGCTCCAACATGTCTCGCCGGGGCCTGGATCTACAGTGTGGCCCTGAAGCAGATCTTCGGGCTCATGGGCGGCTCCCTCATCCTCAGAGCTGGGGTTAACCTGGTCGCTCTGGGCCTGGGAGCCGTGTCGTACTTTTTATCCTCGGACGCGCTCAGTCAGTGGTTGGAATTTCGCTCGGACAAACAAGCCGCGAGACTTTCTAGACGTTACGCCGAAGGAGGAGTGGAGTTCTACGACAAGATCCTCTCCAGAAACAAGACCCTCAGAGTCCTGATGGGCACAAAAGGAGAGGAGATGTACGCTCCCAGTGGAAACCTGTTCCCCTCCAGCATCCTGAGCCTCAAACACGCTCCGTACACGTCCCGAAGAGAGGGAATCCTCAGTCAGCTCAAGGAGGAGAAAGCTTGA